The following are from one region of the Verrucomicrobiota bacterium genome:
- a CDS encoding metalloregulator ArsR/SmtB family transcription factor, with amino-acid sequence MEIIQAYKCFCDVQRLRILNLLKDGPLCVCHLVEILDSGQVKISKQLRYMKELGMVEGERVAQWMVYRLADATNPLLEENLKCLQDCYGELIAFDEDTKKRSLIAERMLQEKAACAQAING; translated from the coding sequence ATGGAAATTATTCAGGCCTATAAATGTTTCTGTGACGTCCAGAGATTACGCATCCTAAACCTGCTGAAGGATGGGCCATTGTGCGTCTGCCATCTAGTTGAAATTCTGGACTCAGGCCAAGTTAAAATTTCCAAGCAGCTGCGATACATGAAGGAGTTAGGCATGGTTGAGGGCGAGCGTGTGGCACAGTGGATGGTTTACCGATTAGCCGATGCTACAAATCCGCTTTTGGAGGAGAATCTGAAATGCCTGCAGGATTGTTATGGGGAGCTAATCGCCTTCGACGAAGACACCAAAAAGCGCTCCTTAATTGCTGAGCGCATGCTACAAGAAAAGGCGGCCTGCGCTCAGGCCATAAACGGATAA
- a CDS encoding arsenate reductase ArsC: MTKQKVLILCTGNSCRSHMAEGILQHAAGDLFEVLSAGSNPAGYVHPKAVEVSKEIGIDISEHSSKHLDQFLHAGIDTVITVCDDANEACPIFPGEVNRYHWGFEDPPKAAKNGESEMEAFRRIRDEIRKVFEAYASGFRQATKKK; encoded by the coding sequence ATGACCAAACAAAAAGTTCTTATTCTATGCACCGGAAATTCCTGTCGCAGTCATATGGCAGAGGGAATTCTTCAACATGCAGCAGGCGACCTTTTCGAGGTTTTGAGTGCTGGCTCAAATCCTGCGGGCTACGTTCACCCTAAGGCGGTTGAAGTTTCGAAGGAAATTGGTATCGATATCTCAGAACACAGCTCGAAACATCTCGATCAGTTTTTGCATGCCGGAATTGATACGGTGATCACGGTTTGCGACGACGCAAACGAAGCCTGTCCCATTTTTCCGGGAGAAGTAAATCGTTACCATTGGGGGTTCGAAGATCCCCCGAAGGCTGCGAAAAATGGAGAGTCCGAGATGGAGGCTTTCCGGCGCATACGGGATGAAATCCGCAAGGTTTTCGAGGCCTATGCGAGTGGGTTCCGGCAGGCAACAAAAAAAAAATAA
- a CDS encoding permease — MLLKIADLLIYDWVGLDPDSRFGGAVHFFVYDTLKIFLLLAVMIFAIGFLRTFLSEDKLKRWMSAGGIWGNVVASLFGAITPFCSCSSIPIFISLLKAGVPLGVTFSFLITSPIINEYLVILMAAEFGMPITIAYVTSGLLIGTIAGAILGRMKLESFLEKDITKSAHQDEKVIEHTFGSRIRYGYDEALSVIRQIWLWVLVGVGIGAFIHNYVPQETIHGLIDATGIFSVPIATVLGVPMYGSCAAIVPVAVVLFEKGIPLGTALAFMMAMAALSLPEAIMLRRTMRLPLIALYFGITTIAIVLTGYLLNGLAGFL; from the coding sequence ATGCTGCTAAAGATCGCAGACTTGTTGATCTACGACTGGGTTGGCCTCGATCCAGATTCTCGTTTTGGCGGGGCGGTCCATTTTTTTGTCTACGATACTCTTAAAATCTTCCTGCTACTGGCTGTGATGATTTTTGCGATCGGCTTCCTTCGCACGTTTCTATCCGAGGACAAGCTAAAGCGGTGGATGAGTGCTGGCGGCATTTGGGGTAATGTCGTTGCTTCACTCTTCGGAGCAATTACGCCGTTTTGCTCCTGCTCGTCGATCCCGATATTCATCAGTCTGCTAAAGGCTGGGGTCCCGCTAGGTGTGACTTTTTCTTTTCTTATTACTTCACCAATCATTAACGAATACCTGGTGATCTTGATGGCAGCCGAGTTTGGGATGCCTATCACCATCGCTTACGTGACGAGTGGTTTGTTGATCGGCACGATTGCCGGCGCAATTCTAGGCCGGATGAAGCTGGAAAGCTTCCTAGAAAAAGACATTACGAAATCCGCTCATCAGGATGAAAAAGTCATTGAACATACGTTTGGTTCCCGCATTCGTTATGGGTATGATGAAGCCCTCAGCGTAATCCGGCAAATCTGGCTTTGGGTGCTGGTCGGGGTCGGCATCGGTGCCTTCATTCACAATTACGTCCCGCAAGAAACAATCCATGGCCTAATTGATGCGACAGGTATCTTTTCCGTGCCGATTGCAACTGTTCTGGGCGTGCCCATGTATGGCAGTTGCGCCGCGATCGTTCCGGTCGCTGTTGTACTGTTTGAAAAGGGTATTCCTCTCGGTACTGCGCTCGCCTTCATGATGGCCATGGCGGCTCTCAGCTTGCCCGAAGCCATTATGCTTCGTCGCACGATGCGTTTACCGCTTATCGCACTTTATTTCGGTATTACAACAATCGCGATTGTTCTTACAGGCTACCTTCTAAATGGCCTGGCTGGCTTTCTATAA
- a CDS encoding GDCCVxC domain-containing (seleno)protein yields the protein MEIQLISTLTCPTCGHQSKEKMPTDSCQFFWECPNCNELLKPKEGDCCVYCSYGDIPCPPIQEAKNGGEAGPACCSTA from the coding sequence ATGGAAATACAACTGATTTCTACTCTAACATGTCCAACTTGTGGCCATCAGAGTAAAGAGAAAATGCCCACGGATTCTTGTCAGTTTTTCTGGGAATGTCCAAATTGCAATGAGCTTCTAAAACCCAAGGAAGGAGATTGCTGCGTATATTGCTCTTACGGGGACATTCCATGTCCTCCAATACAAGAGGCCAAAAACGGCGGAGAAGCGGGCCCTGCGTGTTGCTCGACAGCCTAA